In Fragaria vesca subsp. vesca linkage group LG5, FraVesHawaii_1.0, whole genome shotgun sequence, the genomic stretch AACGGCCGACCGAACGTGACCGGTGCGGCAGTCCCAGGCGGCCGGACGGCGGCGGACGAGCGGGAAGAAAATCCGGCGGAGGGAGAGGGAGAGAGAATCGGGAGGGAGGAGAGAGAAGAGAAATGATTTGGGCTTTTTGCCACCCCTTGGCCCGATCCACACTTATACAACCCAAATCCATAAATAAAACACCCTGAAAAATAATACCCGAATAAAAATTACCTTTTACTAGCTAAAATTTACCATTTTTACCGTCGTCGAATTTTCCTCCTACGAATAATCCTCCGCACATAATCGTCCTCGAAACCCCTCTAGGGACCAAATAAACTATTAATTCAATGACGGAGACGGTAAAATTCTTATTATAATCAAGCTAGTAAATTAGGTAAAAATATAAGGGTCGGGATGTGACACATATACCTTCCGACGATAGGGCTCCCCATAGGGAATAATAACGGTAAATAGGGTTGACCGCTACTATTGACACCGAGACGTTACCCGGTGTAATACCCCGGAAAAATAATATTAGTTTCTAATATTATTTGGGAGTTTTCGAGTTAGAAATTAGTGTGTTTTTGAGGTTCGAAGAAAGAGCGGAAGTGTTCGGACGCGTAATTTACCCGAAAGGGTTTTATGATTTTTGAAGGGTCAAGAGTTGACTTTTTAAGTTGTAGAGCACGACGATACGAGTTCGTAGACACATGGCACGTGTAAAACGGACTTCGTATGTGAAAGTTATGGTCAGCAAAAGTTCGTGGTTTTTGGGAATTTTTTAGTATAACTAAAAAAAGTGTTAGGTTTCTTTTCATTTTTCTGGAACCATTTCTTCCCTCTTCTCTTTCTCTCCAGCGCCTCACCTTCGGTATCTGAGTTTTCCAGCCGACCCGACTTTTCCGGCCAACTCCGGCCGACCCAGACGACGGCACCGGCCGGGTTCTCTTCCTTTCCTCCGTCCGAGCTGCCCTGTGGTGGTGACTTGCGCCGATTCAGTCCCGAAGTGGTGACCCGAAGCTTGGAAGTCCGGTTTGGAGACCGGTCGGGTTTCCCACCTCCGGTAGCGGCGACCCAGCTTGGAAACGGTCGGGATAGGAGCTCCTTGGCGTCCTGGTTCGTTTTCCGGTGGTCTTGAAGCTCGAATCTCGGTGTGGAGTGGTGGTGGTGAATTCCAACTTTTCCGGCGGGTTTTCGACGATTTTCGGCCAATTTCGGCTGAACTGGTTGGACCTTCAGGTATGAAAAGTGTCCCCCTTGTAGTTATGTTCAAGTTTGATGTTGGAAGTTTGTTGAGATTGTGAAGTTGTAGGGTGGCGCGTGGGGCCCACTCGCCGCCGCCGGTGGTGGCGCGTGGCGGCGCGTTAGGCAGGGTGTGTATGTTTAGTTACTTCGGTTAGCTAGTTCTTGTTGTTGTGAGCATATTGGTATATTATGTGATTAGGTAAAGTTTGATTAAGTTTTGCTTGTTAAATTCTTTGTTATTGTAGACTTGTGCGAAGTGTTGAGCTAAGAGAATCCAAAGTTAGGCACTGGGGGAAGGTAGTTAAGTGTTCGATGACCTTAGGAGGTCTCGGAAGAAGGTTGTTCTTTTTTGGGCAAAGCTTGGGTTAAGGCTTGTTAAGGATGCAATGTTCTTTTGGTTAAGTGGTTATTAATTTATTAATTGTGTAATTATAGGCGACTTGTGAAGTGTGTTGAGCTTGGTTCTTGAGTTTCATTTGTGAAGACGCAGCGGGATTTTTAGGTGAGTAAGATCTCACCAAGGTCCACTTTCGGACCAATTATTTATAATTATTAAGATGTTGATTTTGGAGATGATTATGATGATGATTGTGATGTTGTTTTTGAGGATGATGATGATGATAATTATTATGATGACGATGGTAATGGTTTTGATTGATGATTATGATGCTATTTTTATATTGTGAGCAAATCTCACATGGGTTCTTAAGGAACCGAATTTACTTTATAATTTTGTTTTATTAATTGTGAAATTGTCCTTAAAGGAAAATGACTTTGTTTTTAAAAAATAAAAAATAAATAAATGAGCTTGATCGTCAACGGCTCATGGTAAGTGAAAACAAGTTTTCTGTTAAAAATAAATCTTTCAAAAAGACTTTCGATCATGTGATATGGTGATGTTGAAATATGGTTGTTGATAGATTATTCTAGTGGGAATATCTATGTCTTTGTTTATATAAATATATCTAGGTGGAAATATATAATTTATGAAGTGCTCTTGTGATGTTGTTGTTGATATTTTTATATTTGAATTGTTGTTTAAATAGTCAAACCGGTTCCTAGCCTTTAATCGGGTGATAAGTTACGGTTATGATTATATTATTATTTTGTGATTTGATAAGTGTTATGATAGGAGAGTATTGGAATGTGTGTCTTAGTGGTGATTGTGTGCATTAGTTGTGTATGTGTGTGCCTTAGTGGTGATTATTAGATTAGGAGCCTTCGTGGTGGACCGGGAACCAAGCCTTGGCCGGGTGATTGGTTACGGTCAGTTTAGAGCTCTAGTCTGTCAGTCGGTACTTCATGGGGGATGACTAAGTGTTGACGAACCCATGAGTACGCATTTGTTTGGTTACTTATGGGGGATGACTAAGTGTTGGCGAACTCATAAGTAAGAGTAGAGAAATGTTTGTGTGATGTTCTTATGTGTTGTATAAATTTCTTGCTTTGAGTATCTCCTGAACTATGCTTATCCGCAGGAGATTTTTAAATCTTAATTGTGTGATTTTAATAGAATTCTTGAACTATGTTTATTTATAGGATTCATTTATGATTTTGAGTGATTTTAAATTATTGTTTTTTTCTTAATTGTTTCTTTTGAATTCTCTTGCTTTTAGGTGATTCCTGAACTAAATTGCTAATGCAGTAATTACCAGTTTTAATTATATGTGATGTTGGGATTGTTGGGTTATTATTTTGGGAGTTACTCATACGAGCTTTTTAGCTTACCGGGTTTGTTGTTTACAAGCCGGTGCACCAATTCGTGGTGTAGGGGTTAGACCTGCAGGTGATGATCAGAAGGTAGGAGGCAGTGGCCTACGAGCTGGGTTTTTGACGATATACAATTATTTGTATTTTATGGTAGTTGTTTTTAAGCTCATGTAAGCGAAGTAGTTTATTACTAGACTTTTGGAAGTTAATGTAATTAAGGAGATTAAATGTTTAACTCGGTTGATGAGTTTATCGACATTTATATTTCCAGTATTTGTTTTTAGTTTTGGAAATTGTTGAGCAGGATTATGGGATATTAAGTTTTTGAGTTTTATCATGCCCAAATTTTTGAAATTTTATCCTTCGAAAATTGGGGTGTGACACCCGGTTTATGTGATTTTTGAACCATAGCCATATTTCACTATTCTGAACACATCTTATTTCACAAGATTTTTGATAATTTTGCTTCCTATGTAGAGTTAACTTACTAAACAAGTTATACAACATTAGTAGACACGTTGTGATTCCGATGACTAAAATTCACAAACCAAAATTCGACTGTCAGATATGATCATTATGACGAAAGACGTCTATGGTAAAAAATTCAACTAGATTCGATAACGTTAAAGGCTCGATTGAAACGGTCAACTCTAATCGGAAATAAGAAAACTACCTTTTGAAGCCCTAAACGGACTCGGATGGCCAAAAAGGCCCATATGTCATGGCAACGCGATGAGTTTGACTCGTAGGGCCGTTACGCTTCCGGAAAGGTATCACAATAGTCAATCGGACACCGAATGCCAAATCTGTAGCATACCGGGTTTCGACTGTTCTACATCAGAGACATTACCCAATTTATGTGATTTTTGAACCATAGCCGTATTTCACCATTCTGAACACATCTTATTTCACGAGATTTTTGTTAATTTTGCTTTTATGTAGAGTTGGTTCACAAAGTTGTGTATTTGTTTAAAGCATACTAAGCAAGTTATACAACATTTTATTGTTTTTCTTTTAGCCGACAACTTTTTTTGATAATAACCGACGAGATTTTTTTTCGTCTACTAAAATACTTTAGCCGACGAGTAAAAACTTTGGCCGACGAAATGAAACTTTAGCCAAAAAATTTCGTCGGCTAAAGTATAGTATAGCCGACGAAAAAATTTCTTTAGCCGACGAAATTTTAAATTAGCTGACGAAAAAATAATTCGTCGGCTAACGTGGACTTTAGCCGACGAAAAAATAATTCGTCGGTCTGGTTTTTTTATTTTCGTCGGCTAAAGCCTTTCTTGTGGTAGTGGAATCTCCATTCATCTACTACTCCCTCCTACTCCAACATACAGAACAACTGTGAAAACAAAGGTGGTGACTCATTCAAGACGCAGAACTTTGAAATTAACCTCCAAAACCTCTCTGCATAAACAATGCCAATCCCATAAAATAATTCCAAAAAACCAATAAGGTCTAGAGAAACGATTTGATACTTCGAGATTTCATTGAGAGAAGGCTATTATAGATCAAAGATTGAGTTGAGGTAGTGCGAGACCTGCTGGGTTCTGGGTTTTTTTTTTTTTGGGTTTCGATGAGTTCGAAGCCATGGGTGTACCTGACTCCTATATACAGTACTGTTGAGACCTATTGAGACTCCGACGAGCCTGACTCGCGATGCGGTCACACGCTCACCACCATCTTCGTCAGAGTTGTGGTGGTGGTGTTGTTGCTAGCACCTCGCCTGTGTTTACCGATATAGAGAGAGAAAGGAGAGAGACAAGGATGAAGATGGGTGAGTTATTCCGGAGCGAATTCAGTGCACCATGATGCACTTGAACGATTCACATGTTCTAACAGTCAAAGCTAACGTCGTTAATGACCAAAATTTTTGAACTGTGGTAGAAACCCAGTAACTGTAAAGATCAATATGCCTCTCTTCATCTCCTTGCCTCCAAAATAATTTCCCAAAAAAGGCCGAAACCCTGCCTCTGCAACCATAAGCTACAAGATAAAAAAAAAAAAAAAAAGGGCCTCATCCTAGCTCGCAACGTCAAAGACCTCATCCTCTCCAGCCAGCTAAGTTCTACGTAGTCCCCTGTGGCCGCCATGTATCGTCATCAAGGAGTTTAAAGCTCGACTGGGGAATCGAAGAGTCTCGAATCGTCAGGTTATGGTTTCGGGTCGACGAGTCGTCGATCGGGTAGAAGAATCTCGAGTCCACCAGATCCAAAGAAAGGGCTGAACCTTTCTTTTTGACGTCAATGGAAGCAATTGTGCCGGGCAACGCGGCGCCGGAGGAGGAGGTGGCTAGCTTGCCCGCGATTAGAGTCGTGGAGATAAAATTGAAGACCTGAGACCCCAATATGCTATGTTTCATCTTGGATCTGATTTAACCTCAGAGACCTCCTCCTCCTTGATTTTCAGACGTGCTGCAATTCTAATTTCAAAAATTGTTTCCTCTTCTTGAGATAATTGTTTCGCATTTTACCCCTCTTGTTTACCTTTGCTTTTCTACCTTGTTAACTTGTTTTTTTTTCTTTTCAATTCTCTTCACGGTGTTAACACTGAAGTTTGTGCCATATAGACAGCTAGATCAAATAAATGGCTAGGATTGCATAATGACTCTTGGTTTACTTGCACGTTGGTACATACAAGAATCTTCGGAGTTATTCGGTGTGGACTAACGATTGGGGTGGAGTTTCTTTGAACCATTAGATCCGTTTCATTTAAATCCCAAGGTCATAAATGACTTGTCCCTTTTTGTCCTGTAAAAACACTCCCGCAGGTGAGCAGTCCTGATGAAAATAAATGAGGAAGCCATAACTTAAATGTGTGAAAAGAAAGTGGTGTAGAAACAATAAACAACATTTTTCTTTCCTACAAACCATAAAGCATGTTAGAAAAGAACCGTCAACCAACATTATTCTTGTGTTTGCTAAATGTGTGAACCAACATTTTTCTTGTGTTTGCTAAATGCGTATTCAATGTGTAATTTTAAATACACACCCCTAATCTCTTAATACACACCATTTACTTAATACATTACCCATCTAGTCTTTCATTTCAATATTATACTAAATACACATCCTAAACTGTCTAAAATACCCTCAATATCTAAAACTAATAATAATCTGTTATTTAATATAATTATTATATATTTACTATTTCACAACTCTCTTTACGTATTCTCTTTTATTTTCTGTTAGATTTTTTTTGATCGGGTTATAAATTTTTTTCTTGATATTTTTCAATTTATAATCAAAAGAGTAATATTATATTCGAACTCTAAATCTCTAATATGACATCAATCGGCTATAATTTGAAGAAAAAAGAATATTGAACATACATAATTGGAGAAAATACTTGTCACTTCATTAACTTGCATACACTCGACAGTTTACTCCATTAACTTTCAATTTCAATCAATCACTCCTCGAACTATCCAATATCACACAATTAAATCCATCCGTTAAATGACCGTCCAAATTAGTGGTTAAGTTGCTGATTGGATATATTTTTCAATGTCAACTCAGCTGGGTGAAATGAGAAATTTCATTTAACACCCCACCTCACCTCCTCCGTTTTCACTCTCTCTCTCTCTCTCAGCCTAATTCAAACCGGCCGGAACATTTCTAGCTAAGTTTGGGAGGGAGAGGATGAGAAAATTGGGGAAGAGGACATTTGCGAAGATGCAGAACTCGAAGAGGTCGCCCTACTTGGTTGTCAAGCCCGGTTGAGGAAGAGGCGGTGTCCGGCGAGGCGATTGCGGCGAGGAAGAGGAGGGTGAAGAGAGAAACGGCGAAGAGAGAGAGAGAGAGAGAGAGAGAGAGAGAGAGAGAGAGAGAGAGAGAANNNNNNNNNNNNNNNNNNNNAAAAAAAACCAAATGAATCGGTAAATACTACAGTAGTCGAAATTCAGGTGATGAATTTTAGAAAGTAGGTTTTTATTTCTTTTTTTTATGCATAATAATAGTGGAGAAGAGTTGGGTTTTAGAGAAGTAGAAAATTTTTTTTTCCTAATAATTGATGGATGTTTTATAATTAAACATACTTATAAAATCTAATGTGAAATATAAAATAATAGAGGTGTGTATTAAGAGATTAGAGGTGTGTATTTAAAATTTCTCGTATTTAATAGTTTGCTAAATGTGTTGGGCCTTTGGGCCCGCCCTCTTTCATTTCTCTCTTGTGGATTGGGCCTGATTTGAGCAGCATTTAGTAGGAGCAACAACTCTAACCTATGTGATCGCTAGATCGAATGTTTTACTGGTCTGATGGGTGGAAACGTACATCATTGGGTCTTAGACGTCAAACTTATCATAATAGATGTTTTGATCTAATGATTGCATATGAGTGGAGGTTTTTTATGTGGTTTATTTTCTAGTGTCGAGGTTCACTTTTACTGACGTAGTTTTTTTATTTATTTATTTCCCTTTCAGCATTTAGTTGTAGCTAAGTAATAGACTTGTTGTAAACTTGTATTGTAGCTTGCTCAGTTGCTCCTGCCTGACCTAGAAATATTTGGTTGTATAGCATTTTCAGCCGGTGGAATATATTCTCAAATTTCAAAAAAAAAAAAAGTTTTATATTAACAAAATAAAAGACATTATTTCGATCAGTACAGTTTTTTTTTTTTTTTTTTTTTTTTTGATGCCTATAGTTATGAGTGAAATTGCTAAAAGTTCAAATGAATAGCCATTTCGAAATTAGGTGCAGCTACTAAAAAGTTTACATTCTCTCTAAAATAGCTGAAGAGCTAAGAGCTAAGATAGAGAGTGTTAATATACAATAAATGTATAACTCAGTTAATTATAACAAAACTTAGAGCTGGAGGGGTTTAGACTCCATCCGGCCTAATTATCGCTTAACCTTGTGGAGTGGGTCTAAACCTTTGGGAGGGGGTCTGGACTCCGCATATAGCAAAACTTCGGGGAGGCGGTATGGACCATGTCGGGCCTTATGACAGGGTCGCCTCTACTTTTTTTTTCTTTTTTTTTTTTTTTTTGATATCGCCTCTACTTGAAGCTAATTGACTAGTAGTTGTTCTGATTGTTTGTCTTCTGCATTAGGCGTGGACCACTTCGATACACGTTTGCTGGCCTCCTCGGCCTTCAAAATTCAAACCACCACAGAGTGAAAAACAGGGGGACTTGAAAATTAGAAACCAAAACATGGATAAGAAGAGGTGGTCATTGGACATACCTCCTTTTTCCAATCTCGTCTTACTGTTATGACTGCCAATATCACTGTCTGTACAGCAGTTCCACCAAAGATCATTCCACCCCAAATACCCTGTTATTAACGTCAATTTCAACATGAATTTCAAGGCCATCTAAGATTTTCAAAACTTGGTGTAGTGAAAAAAAAACGTGGGTACATAGAGAATTATCCGTCAACGGAACTTACTCCAATGCTCAAGTCGAACACCCATCCCATTAAAAACCCAAGAGGTAGCCCAACAATGTAGTAGCAGAAGAGATTTATGTATGCCACCCATGATTGCCATCCTGATCCCACAGCTACTCCTGTTGATTGTCAACCCCAATGATTTAACCAAAAAATTAGTCATTCTTTAAGATCATAATAATGTACATCTAAAAATTACTTGTCACGCACACAACATAAATAAGACTATCTAAACTTTTGAATCATATTTACTGATCACATTACCGAATTAGGTTTAATTCTGCTTTTGTGACAATTAGTAAAAATGTGACTGAAACAACAAGAATGGAGTGAAAAATAAACCTGATAAAACTGGTTGAACGCTATTGAGTAAAATTGTGATGGCCAAGAGGTAAGAAAGATCATCAACTGCTGCGAGGACATCACTGCTGCTTGTGAATATGAGCGCGATCTTGTCTTTGAGTATCATCACAAGTACACAGAAAAAGAGACCGATCACTGTGGACTCTGTCACTGAAACCTTTGTTGCAAATTTCGCCCCCTTCCAGTTTCCAGCTCCCAACTCATTTGCCACCCTTACTCTGTGAGTTCACCAACAAAATTTAACACTTACTATTGAAGAAAGCATAAAAACTTAAAATATGCTTGTTGATGACAATAAGTGCTTTCACACGATTTCGAATCAGTTCTGCTGCACCTAGCTACAAATAGTGCTTCCCCAAAACCGAAAATACAGCTTAGACAAAAATTTGTTATCTACGTTTGGTTTGTTTAGTATGATCAACACATACATGAAAGATCGGAACATTGACCAACTTCTTCTATATCCAATATAGTATTCAACCATGAATCTGGACTATTAAGGTTAAGCCAACAGAAAGAGTCTTAACACTCACCCTACAACCATTTAATATATGCAACTTAGTCCGTTTGGCAGAATCTATATGGATGCATTAGAAGCTTCATTTCACTACTGATATTTTTCTAAGGTTTATATGGGGATGCCCATTTAAAATGTATCATTGACATTGTAATACAAAACAAAAAAAAATGACGAATTGTCCAGTTTATTATATTTAGAAGGAGCCAAAAGAGGTAGAGATAAAAGAAACTATACCCTGTTCCAGCAAAAAAAGCTAAAGGAATCATGAGCTCCCAACCATTAATTGTCATGCTGCAAAAATTATATCCAATTACTATATTGTAGGTCTGTAGGAAAGACTGTACAAATTCAAGATAGATTTGTGCTTAGAAATCAATGGCATACCAAATTGATAAGGCATCCACAGCAATAGTGGCATCACTTAAGTAGCCAGTCATTAATATCAGTATTCTGTAATACCAGTTCTCCAAGCTGCATTTAGATGTTAAGGACCAAATTATTGAAGATCAACATCAATCCAGAAATTTAAAGTATCAGTGGAGAAGAAAAATGAACATACCAGAGCATAACACCAGAAGCAGCAGAGAGTTTGATGAATTGCCAAAGCTCAGAAAAGGCTTCCATAGATAAACCAGTCCAAGTGAGAGGGCACCAACCACAAGCAATATATATGTACATCCCAAAGACCAAAAACCACCATGAGATATCCAAAGCAATAGCTGCACCGACAACCCCACAATCCAACACATAGACTAGAAGCCAACTTGTGAACACATTAACCACCAATCCCGCTAACGCAACATAAGCGATGATAGAGTTCTTCAGCTGACATTGCAAGAATCTCTGCATAGGAAACTGGAATGCAAAGCTAAAGTGCAAGGGTATGAGCCACACAGCCACCAGCCCCGACTGCTCCGCCACTTCATCGGTTTGTCCCATGAGTTTAAGAATCGGTGATGCAAAAACATAAATTGGCAACAGAGCAAAGCAGCAGAGGAACAACACAATCCATGATCTCTGGAGGTATATCCCAAGCATGTGGTACCTTTTGGCTCCAAAAGCTTGCCCACACAGCGTTTCTAATGCGCTTGCCATTCCTAGCTAATCATGGCAATGAACAAAGAACATGTTATGCCAAACAATACATTATTCAAACAACAAGTCTAATACACAATATGAATTGCCAAACTATCAATCCAACACTGTATTTTCGTACAGTTCTAATCAGAGGATCAACTTGGCTATGTTATTATCCACCTATATTCAGACAAAACTTTTTAGGCTGAATGAATCAGAACGACAGTCTAACGACGTAACATTATTATGAAGATCATTTCTCACGTACCAAAAGCCCGAAATTGAAGCCAACGATGACAGTGTTGGCAATGGAGATGGCAGCGAGTTCGACTTCACCGAGGTGGCCCGCGAAGGCCTGAGTGACGACATTCATGGTGTAAGAGGCTACACGGCTGAAGATGGCGGGCCCCACTATCTGCCATAGCTTCTTGGACTCTACCCAAACCCTCAAGGAAAGCTTGCCTTCCTCTTTGTCGTCATAACCGGAACTAGCGTTTTCCGGCGGAGAAGATTCCGGTAACAGGGACAGGGTAAGATCAGAACCTGCACCATTTATATCCCTGCTGTGTTCCATTAGAGAAAACAGCCTCTATCTGAATGAAACTTGCGTATTGCTTTGCCTGCTGGCTATCTCTCCTGTCTTATTGGTCTAACCTGAGAGACTGACATGGTAAAAGCCAAGTGAATTTGCAACCTGTGATTATATATGGTACAGAAAGCTAGAAAAGGATGATGATCAAGCAGGAATGGAGAGCTGGTCAATTCTGAGGATTAAATACTAATTTTGTTAACTTTTATTTTTCGGAAATGAAGGATCCAAATGTTTCTAAAACAAGGAGTTGTTGACAAACTGAATTGTAGTTTGACAAAGTGGTGAGGTGTTTCATTGAGGAC encodes the following:
- the LOC101307790 gene encoding protein TRANSPARENT TESTA 12-like; this translates as MEHSRDINGAGSDLTLSLLPESSPPENASSGYDDKEEGKLSLRVWVESKKLWQIVGPAIFSRVASYTMNVVTQAFAGHLGEVELAAISIANTVIVGFNFGLLLGMASALETLCGQAFGAKRYHMLGIYLQRSWIVLFLCCFALLPIYVFASPILKLMGQTDEVAEQSGLVAVWLIPLHFSFAFQFPMQRFLQCQLKNSIIAYVALAGLVVNVFTSWLLVYVLDCGVVGAAIALDISWWFLVFGMYIYIACGWCPLTWTGLSMEAFSELWQFIKLSAASGVMLCLENWYYRILILMTGYLSDATIAVDALSICMTINGWELMIPLAFFAGTGVRVANELGAGNWKGAKFATKVSVTESTVIGLFFCVLVMILKDKIALIFTSSSDVLAAVDDLSYLLAITILLNSVQPVLSGVAVGSGWQSWVAYINLFCYYIVGLPLGFLMGWVFDLSIGGIWGGMIFGGTAVQTVILAVITVRRDWKKEAEEASKRVSKWSTPNAEDKQSEQLLVN